One Persicobacter psychrovividus DNA window includes the following coding sequences:
- the recJ gene encoding single-stranded-DNA-specific exonuclease RecJ → MVKKWIYKSAAPQEDVDRLMAEVGVSETVASLLAQRSIRNYEEAKAFFRPSLAHLHDPFLMKGMDIAVNRLQEAFQQREKIMIYGDYDVDGTTSVALVYGFIKTLYPNVAFYVPDRYKEGYGVSTKGMEYARDNNFKLIISLDCGIKAVDRIQQAKDYGIDFIICDHHRPGEILPPAIAILDPKQQDCPYPFTELSGCGVGFKFMQGYCQRFDIPERKLFAFLDLVAVSIAADIVPVSDENRVLAHFGLKLLNKKPSHGLKALMNLGGGMNKMSISAIVFGIGPRINAAGRMAHASGAVDLLLAKDEVEAEQLAKQIESKNEIRRNFDSNITAEAIEMIESQGDDNAKSTVLFKSDWHKGVIGIVASRCIDKFYRPTIIMTESNRKATGSARSVNGFDVYEAISECAELLDQFGGHRYAAGLTMDIDKVDAFREKFNRIVAERITEDQLTPQLNVDRRIALNEVNYKLYNILKQMAPFGPENMTPIFVSENLKVVDRPRLLKGEHLKFKVTQDGNEEPIEAIGFGFGQYYDLVSSGMRFRMAYSVEENTYMGRKNLQLYVKDIKFEE, encoded by the coding sequence ATGGTCAAAAAGTGGATTTATAAATCGGCAGCTCCGCAGGAGGATGTAGATCGATTGATGGCGGAAGTGGGGGTTTCTGAAACCGTAGCCTCTTTGCTTGCCCAGCGCTCGATTCGTAATTACGAAGAAGCCAAAGCGTTTTTTCGTCCTTCCTTAGCGCATTTGCACGATCCCTTCCTGATGAAAGGGATGGATATTGCCGTAAATAGATTGCAGGAGGCTTTTCAGCAAAGAGAAAAAATCATGATCTATGGTGATTATGATGTCGATGGAACCACCTCCGTGGCCTTGGTTTATGGATTTATCAAAACCCTTTACCCGAATGTGGCCTTTTATGTGCCAGACCGCTACAAGGAAGGTTATGGCGTATCGACCAAAGGGATGGAATACGCCCGCGATAATAATTTCAAGCTGATTATCTCCCTTGACTGTGGGATAAAAGCAGTAGACCGTATTCAGCAGGCCAAAGATTACGGCATCGATTTTATTATCTGTGATCATCACCGCCCAGGGGAAATCCTCCCTCCTGCCATTGCTATTCTTGACCCCAAACAACAGGATTGCCCTTACCCATTCACTGAACTTTCAGGCTGTGGGGTTGGCTTCAAGTTTATGCAAGGGTATTGTCAGCGATTCGATATTCCTGAGCGCAAATTATTTGCCTTCCTGGATCTTGTTGCGGTGAGTATTGCCGCAGATATTGTCCCAGTATCTGATGAAAATCGTGTGCTGGCGCATTTTGGACTGAAACTCCTGAACAAGAAACCCTCACATGGACTTAAAGCCTTGATGAACTTGGGGGGAGGCATGAATAAAATGTCGATCTCTGCGATCGTGTTTGGTATTGGTCCGCGAATTAATGCTGCTGGAAGGATGGCACATGCCTCGGGAGCCGTGGATTTGCTATTGGCTAAAGATGAGGTGGAGGCCGAGCAACTTGCAAAACAGATTGAATCCAAGAATGAAATCCGACGGAATTTCGACAGTAATATTACTGCGGAAGCCATCGAAATGATAGAATCGCAGGGGGATGACAATGCGAAATCGACCGTGCTCTTTAAAAGTGACTGGCACAAAGGCGTGATTGGCATTGTTGCCTCACGTTGTATTGATAAATTTTACCGCCCGACCATCATCATGACCGAATCCAACCGCAAAGCCACAGGCTCTGCCAGGTCCGTGAATGGTTTTGATGTTTACGAGGCGATCAGTGAGTGTGCAGAATTGCTCGACCAATTTGGTGGGCACAGATATGCCGCCGGCCTGACGATGGACATTGATAAAGTGGACGCTTTCCGGGAGAAGTTCAACAGAATTGTCGCTGAGCGAATTACAGAGGATCAGCTGACCCCACAACTGAATGTCGACAGAAGAATTGCGCTGAATGAGGTCAATTATAAATTGTACAATATTTTAAAGCAAATGGCGCCTTTTGGCCCGGAAAACATGACGCCCATCTTTGTGAGTGAAAACCTCAAGGTGGTCGATCGCCCTCGCCTGCTGAAAGGGGAGCATTTAAAGTTTAAAGTAACACAGGATGGTAATGAAGAGCCCATCGAAGCCATTGGCTTTGGTTTTGGGCAGTATTATGACCTTGTGAGCAGTGGCATGCGCTTCCGTATGGCTTATTCCGTAGAGGAAAATACTTATATGGGAAGAAAAAATCTTCAGCTTTATGTGAAAGATATCAAATTTGAAGAATAA
- the purE gene encoding 5-(carboxyamino)imidazole ribonucleotide mutase produces the protein MSKVQVGIIMGSNSDLPVMKQAAEVLEELGVTFEVTIVSAHRTPERMVTYAQEARARGIKAIIAGAGGAAHLPGMVASMTSLPVIGVPVKSSNSIDGWDSVLSILQMPGGVPVATVALNGAKNAGILAAQIVGAYEEQIAQNLDTFKQEMKDKVLSAAADLEEKGYQAF, from the coding sequence ATGAGTAAGGTGCAAGTAGGTATTATCATGGGCAGTAATTCTGACCTGCCCGTGATGAAACAAGCCGCAGAGGTTTTAGAAGAGTTAGGGGTTACTTTTGAGGTAACGATTGTTTCCGCACACCGCACACCTGAACGCATGGTGACTTACGCTCAGGAGGCACGTGCACGGGGTATTAAAGCGATTATTGCTGGTGCTGGTGGTGCCGCTCACCTGCCAGGGATGGTGGCTTCGATGACGAGCCTTCCAGTGATTGGAGTGCCTGTAAAATCATCGAATTCCATTGATGGCTGGGATTCTGTATTGTCGATTCTGCAAATGCCTGGAGGCGTGCCAGTAGCGACAGTGGCACTGAATGGCGCAAAAAATGCAGGAATTCTTGCTGCGCAGATCGTTGGGGCTTATGAGGAGCAAATCGCTCAAAACCTTGACACCTTCAAGCAAGAAATGAAAGACAAAGTATTGTCGGCCGCTGCTGATCTGGAAGAAAAGGGCTATCAGGCTTTTTAA
- a CDS encoding 5-(carboxyamino)imidazole ribonucleotide synthase produces MAFSLFQGVKLGILGGGQLGRMLIQSSLDFNLDIAILDPDPQAPCARISSNFTNGSLKDYTDVYEFGKQCDVITVEIENVNTEALRQLELEGKKVFPQPRVIELIQDKRVQKQFYQDNNIPTSPFILTQDRNEVMRHADFLPAVHKLGKEGYDGRGVQMLRQVEDLSKAFDKPGVLEKLIDFETEISVIVARNEDGQVRTFPAVELIYHPEANLVEYLFAPANISEAVAKKADDIARDVITKLDMVGLLAVEMFATKSGDVLVNEVAPRPHNSGHQTIEANQTSQYEQHLRAILNTPLGSTEALQPSAMVNLLGEEGFEGMAKYEGTDEVMAVDGAHVHLYGKSYTKPFRKMGHVTIVDADLERLKEKATYIKNTLKIKA; encoded by the coding sequence ATGGCATTTTCATTATTTCAAGGCGTTAAATTGGGCATTCTTGGCGGTGGACAGTTGGGACGGATGTTGATTCAATCATCCTTAGATTTTAATTTGGATATCGCCATTTTGGATCCAGACCCACAGGCTCCCTGTGCCCGTATCAGCAGTAATTTCACCAATGGTTCACTGAAAGATTATACGGATGTATATGAATTCGGGAAGCAGTGTGATGTGATTACCGTTGAGATTGAGAACGTTAATACCGAAGCTTTGCGTCAGTTAGAGCTTGAAGGGAAAAAAGTTTTCCCTCAGCCACGGGTCATTGAACTGATTCAGGACAAGCGGGTTCAGAAACAATTCTATCAGGATAATAACATTCCAACCTCGCCATTTATTCTTACCCAAGACCGTAACGAAGTGATGCGTCATGCTGACTTCCTGCCTGCGGTTCATAAACTGGGAAAAGAAGGCTATGATGGCCGTGGGGTACAGATGTTACGCCAGGTGGAGGATCTCTCCAAAGCTTTTGACAAGCCAGGTGTTTTGGAAAAACTGATTGATTTTGAAACCGAAATCTCGGTGATTGTCGCTCGAAATGAGGACGGACAGGTAAGAACATTCCCTGCAGTGGAGCTGATCTATCATCCTGAAGCCAATTTGGTAGAATACCTTTTTGCGCCAGCAAATATTTCTGAGGCCGTAGCTAAAAAAGCGGATGATATTGCCCGGGACGTGATCACTAAACTGGACATGGTCGGTCTGTTGGCTGTTGAGATGTTTGCAACCAAATCGGGCGATGTGCTGGTTAATGAGGTAGCGCCACGTCCGCACAACAGTGGCCACCAAACCATTGAGGCCAATCAGACTTCACAGTACGAACAACATCTCCGCGCTATTCTGAACACTCCCTTGGGGTCTACCGAGGCGCTTCAGCCTTCCGCAATGGTGAACCTCTTAGGGGAAGAAGGCTTCGAAGGAATGGCCAAGTATGAAGGTACCGACGAGGTTATGGCCGTTGATGGTGCACATGTTCACCTTTATGGCAAAAGCTACACCAAGCCTTTTCGTAAAATGGGGCACGTTACGATCGTCGATGCCGACCTGGAAAGACTGAAAGAGAAAGCAACATACATCAAAAATACTTTAAAAATAAAAGCATGA
- a CDS encoding hybrid sensor histidine kinase/response regulator, translating to MNSALSPSNIPPSFLDQLPIPVLVQEKGGALIYCNQEMKEQFDDFPEAKEAQQDLFKSVSIWEQGAQCTLSTSKTPLKEWELSKLSEDDQQTVWCLKKSRPSPFEDPTFLSVVAHELRTPLNAVLGLAQLLEMENEQENLHNSFKTMQYSAEHLLGLINDVLDFSKILGGKLELDQTRFSPKQLATDIKAMLQQRADARSISLKVLVGDEIPEQLLGDAHRLKQVLINLITNAIKFTEKGAVTIRLERLPKATNRAWLRFVIEDTGIGIPEDRLERIFEPFTQAEKSTTRKFGGTGLGLSISKLLVESMGGNIRVESKEGKGTRFLISMPFDRNEQLTSKFVQRTRKDFSASKVLLVEDDVVNQVITKKYLKKFGINPEIAATGKATLEWVKQEQFDLILMDLHLPDAHGEDLTQTIRHQDKHYYEIPIIALSATRFDRWEENAKLAQMNGYLTKPLNPIVMQRTLEEFFKF from the coding sequence ATGAATTCAGCATTAAGCCCTTCGAACATCCCTCCGTCCTTTTTGGATCAGCTCCCCATTCCTGTATTGGTACAAGAGAAAGGAGGCGCATTGATTTACTGTAATCAGGAGATGAAAGAGCAGTTTGATGATTTTCCTGAGGCCAAGGAGGCGCAGCAGGATTTATTCAAGTCGGTCAGTATTTGGGAGCAGGGCGCGCAATGCACTTTGAGCACTTCGAAGACTCCTCTGAAAGAATGGGAATTAAGCAAGCTCAGTGAGGATGACCAGCAAACCGTCTGGTGCCTGAAAAAATCCCGCCCCTCCCCTTTCGAAGACCCCACCTTTTTATCCGTTGTGGCGCATGAGCTAAGGACGCCCCTGAATGCGGTTTTGGGCTTGGCACAACTGCTTGAGATGGAAAATGAACAGGAAAATTTGCATAACTCCTTCAAAACCATGCAATACTCCGCAGAGCACCTGTTAGGGTTAATCAACGATGTGCTTGATTTCAGCAAAATTCTTGGCGGTAAACTGGAACTCGACCAAACGAGGTTTTCTCCAAAACAACTGGCCACCGATATTAAAGCGATGCTGCAACAGCGTGCCGATGCCCGATCCATCAGCCTTAAAGTTTTGGTAGGAGATGAGATCCCCGAACAGTTGCTTGGCGATGCCCACCGCCTGAAACAAGTATTGATCAACCTGATTACCAATGCCATTAAGTTCACTGAAAAAGGAGCCGTAACCATCCGCCTGGAGCGATTGCCCAAAGCGACCAACAGGGCTTGGCTGCGCTTTGTGATTGAAGATACGGGAATCGGAATTCCTGAAGACCGCCTCGAACGGATCTTTGAGCCATTTACGCAGGCCGAAAAATCGACCACCCGCAAGTTTGGAGGTACAGGACTTGGCCTGAGTATCAGTAAACTGTTGGTGGAAAGTATGGGAGGCAATATTCGCGTGGAAAGCAAAGAAGGCAAAGGCACGCGGTTTTTGATCTCCATGCCTTTCGATCGCAATGAGCAACTCACTTCCAAATTTGTGCAGCGCACACGTAAGGATTTCAGTGCAAGTAAAGTTTTGCTGGTAGAAGATGATGTGGTAAATCAGGTGATTACGAAAAAGTACCTGAAGAAATTTGGGATCAATCCAGAGATTGCCGCAACGGGAAAAGCCACCCTTGAGTGGGTAAAGCAAGAACAGTTTGATTTGATATTGATGGACTTGCACCTTCCTGATGCTCATGGGGAAGACCTTACGCAAACGATCCGGCATCAGGACAAGCATTATTATGAGATCCCCATTATCGCACTGAGCGCAACACGATTTGACCGATGGGAAGAAAATGCCAAGCTCGCACAGATGAACGGCTACCTGACCAAACCACTGAATCCGATAGTGATGCAGCGGACATTAGAGGAATTTTTTAAGTTTTAG
- the glgP gene encoding alpha-glucan family phosphorylase, giving the protein MSLPTKFQHPYKFDPKYSKKTAYFCMEFAIDQSFKIYSGGLGFLAGSHMRSAYDLKQNMVGIGLLWKYGYYDQIRAKDQSMDVLFQEKTYSFLQDTGIKFSIRVNNHDVWVKAFYLDPEQFGTVPMFFLSTDLPENDYLAQTITHRLYESNTEGKVAQSILLGLGGAKLLDELNWEPDIYHLNEAHALSSAFHLYKKHGSIEEVKKRMVFTTHTPEEAGNEKHNIHLLDKLGFFNGVPLDQVRELTGIHDDTFNHSLVALRFAHFANGVSKLHGEVSREMWKNQTGICPITHVTNAQNARYWQDPELKAALVKGDDAQLTDRKKKLKKNLFQIVADQTGKWFDPNVFTIVWARRYAGYKRADLITRDMERFQKLLSNSKYPVQIIWAGKPYPMDYGAVGTFNSLVHMTKHNKNAAVLVGYELQLSRMLKYGSDVWLNNPRVTREASGTSGMTAAMNAGVNFSTYDGWICEFTRHGENGFIIPATDHRKPHHMQDHEDMEAMFYILENEILPTYYDEPKKWTEIVKTSMKDVTPYFDADRMAQEYYDHVYTNPEQKKFKK; this is encoded by the coding sequence ATGAGTTTACCAACGAAATTTCAGCATCCTTATAAATTTGATCCTAAATACAGCAAGAAAACCGCTTACTTCTGTATGGAGTTTGCGATCGATCAATCCTTCAAAATCTACTCAGGTGGATTAGGGTTCCTTGCGGGTTCACATATGCGCAGTGCCTACGACCTAAAGCAAAATATGGTCGGTATTGGACTACTATGGAAGTACGGATATTATGACCAAATCCGTGCGAAAGATCAGTCAATGGATGTTCTTTTTCAGGAGAAAACCTATTCTTTCCTTCAGGACACAGGCATCAAGTTCTCGATTCGAGTGAACAATCATGATGTTTGGGTAAAGGCTTTCTATCTTGATCCAGAGCAATTCGGTACTGTACCGATGTTCTTCCTTTCTACTGATTTACCAGAGAATGATTATTTAGCACAAACAATTACTCACCGCCTGTACGAATCCAATACAGAAGGGAAAGTCGCTCAGTCTATCCTTTTAGGCCTGGGAGGTGCTAAACTTTTAGATGAATTAAACTGGGAGCCAGATATTTATCACTTGAATGAGGCACACGCCCTTTCTTCGGCTTTCCACTTGTATAAAAAACACGGCTCTATCGAGGAGGTGAAAAAGCGTATGGTTTTCACTACGCACACTCCTGAAGAAGCTGGAAATGAAAAGCATAACATCCACTTGTTGGATAAACTCGGCTTTTTCAATGGTGTTCCTTTGGATCAAGTTCGTGAACTTACAGGCATTCATGATGATACTTTCAACCACTCGCTGGTTGCTTTACGCTTTGCGCATTTTGCCAATGGGGTATCGAAACTACATGGGGAAGTATCTCGCGAGATGTGGAAAAACCAAACGGGTATTTGCCCAATCACGCACGTTACCAACGCACAAAATGCCCGCTACTGGCAAGATCCTGAGCTGAAAGCTGCTTTGGTAAAAGGAGATGATGCGCAACTGACCGACCGTAAGAAAAAGCTGAAGAAAAACCTTTTCCAGATTGTTGCCGACCAAACAGGAAAGTGGTTTGACCCGAACGTTTTCACGATCGTATGGGCGCGCCGTTACGCTGGATACAAACGTGCAGATTTGATCACACGCGATATGGAACGTTTCCAAAAATTATTGAGCAACAGCAAGTACCCAGTACAGATTATCTGGGCAGGAAAGCCTTATCCAATGGATTACGGTGCAGTGGGTACTTTCAACTCTTTGGTACACATGACGAAGCATAACAAAAATGCTGCGGTACTGGTAGGTTACGAGCTACAACTTTCGCGCATGCTAAAATATGGTTCTGATGTATGGTTGAACAACCCACGTGTTACCCGTGAGGCTTCTGGTACTTCAGGCATGACGGCAGCCATGAACGCTGGGGTAAACTTCTCGACTTACGATGGATGGATTTGTGAATTCACCCGCCATGGCGAAAATGGGTTTATCATTCCTGCTACGGATCACCGCAAGCCGCATCATATGCAGGATCATGAAGATATGGAAGCGATGTTCTACATCCTGGAGAACGAAATCTTGCCGACTTATTATGATGAGCCTAAGAAGTGGACTGAGATTGTGAAAACATCGATGAAAGACGTTACGCCTTATTTCGATGCTGACCGTATGGCACAGGAGTATTACGATCACGTATATACAAACCCTGAGCAAAAGAAATTCAAAAAATAA
- the mazG gene encoding nucleoside triphosphate pyrophosphohydrolase, whose product MPKIDPPKDTKRAEKLAAFDRLLTIMDELRLNCPWDKKQTTESLRHLTIEEVYELSDAIMEGAAEEVRKELGDLMLHLVFYAKIGEENAQFDITDVLNGICDKLIHRHPHIYSDTVADDEEAVKQNWEKIKLKEKGNVSVLGGVPKTLPALVKAMRIQEKARGVGFDWDDKTQVWEKVEEELGEFKAEFNIADGSEIDHEKAQDEFGDVLFSLINYSRFLDINAEEALERTNRKFIYRFQYLEQAAAADGKTLSEMTLEEMDYYWNEAKKGK is encoded by the coding sequence ATGCCGAAAATAGATCCTCCAAAAGATACCAAAAGAGCGGAGAAATTAGCCGCTTTTGATCGCCTGCTGACCATCATGGACGAGTTGCGATTGAACTGCCCGTGGGACAAGAAACAAACTACGGAGTCTTTGCGTCATTTGACGATCGAAGAAGTGTATGAACTTTCAGACGCCATAATGGAGGGTGCTGCTGAAGAGGTACGCAAGGAGTTGGGTGACCTGATGTTGCATTTGGTGTTTTATGCCAAAATTGGGGAAGAAAATGCGCAATTCGATATTACCGACGTGCTCAATGGTATTTGTGATAAATTGATCCACCGCCATCCGCATATTTACAGCGATACAGTGGCGGATGATGAAGAAGCCGTCAAGCAGAATTGGGAAAAGATCAAGCTGAAAGAGAAAGGCAATGTTTCTGTTCTGGGAGGCGTTCCGAAAACCCTGCCCGCTTTGGTCAAGGCCATGCGCATTCAGGAAAAAGCCCGTGGTGTAGGTTTCGACTGGGACGATAAAACACAGGTTTGGGAGAAAGTCGAAGAGGAATTGGGTGAGTTTAAAGCCGAATTCAACATCGCCGATGGTAGCGAAATCGATCATGAAAAAGCACAGGACGAATTCGGAGATGTGTTATTTTCCCTGATCAACTATTCCCGCTTCCTGGACATCAATGCCGAAGAAGCATTGGAGCGCACCAACCGAAAATTTATCTACCGTTTTCAGTACTTGGAGCAAGCCGCCGCTGCTGACGGAAAAACCCTATCTGAGATGACCCTCGAAGAAATGGATTACTACTGGAACGAAGCGAAGAAGGGAAAGTAG
- a CDS encoding M20 family metallopeptidase: MKSTIQQLAKEIKQQVIDYRQYLHQHPELSFQEHHTVKYVADQLTAMGITRQETKAETGLVALIEGKNPTKKVIALRADLDALPIVEENDQPYKSQNDGVMHACGHDAHTASLLGAAYILNQVKDQFEGTVKLVFQPGEEQLPGGASLMIKDGALENPKPEAIIGQHVMPFIPVGKVGFRPGMYMASCDEIYITVRGKGGHAALPENNIDPIVIAANMIVSLQQIVSRFAPPKIPCVLSFGDIRAFGATNIIPDEVKIKGTFRTMNEPWRAEAHERIVKMAKGIVEGMGGTVDFDIRKGYPYLENDEALTLRNRAVAEEYLGEENVVDLDIWLGAEDFSYYTQEMKACFYRLGTRNEAKGITSAVHTPTFDIDHDALEIGSGLMAFMAFKELQG; encoded by the coding sequence ATGAAATCAACCATTCAGCAATTAGCCAAAGAAATAAAGCAGCAGGTGATCGATTACCGACAATACCTGCATCAGCACCCAGAATTATCTTTTCAGGAACACCATACCGTAAAGTATGTTGCTGATCAGCTCACCGCCATGGGAATCACGCGGCAGGAAACCAAGGCCGAAACAGGATTGGTGGCACTGATTGAAGGCAAGAATCCCACGAAAAAAGTTATCGCTTTACGTGCTGATCTTGATGCCCTGCCAATTGTTGAAGAGAATGATCAACCGTACAAATCACAAAATGATGGGGTGATGCACGCCTGTGGGCACGATGCACACACGGCCTCTTTGTTGGGGGCGGCCTATATACTGAACCAGGTTAAAGATCAGTTCGAAGGGACTGTCAAGCTGGTATTTCAGCCTGGTGAAGAGCAGCTTCCTGGTGGTGCTTCGTTGATGATCAAAGATGGCGCACTGGAAAATCCCAAGCCTGAAGCCATCATCGGGCAGCACGTGATGCCTTTTATTCCTGTCGGGAAAGTAGGTTTCCGCCCAGGGATGTACATGGCTTCATGTGATGAAATTTATATCACCGTTCGTGGAAAAGGCGGACATGCGGCCTTGCCTGAAAACAATATTGACCCTATTGTGATTGCGGCCAACATGATCGTCTCCTTGCAGCAAATTGTCAGTCGTTTTGCGCCACCAAAAATCCCCTGTGTACTTTCCTTCGGGGATATTCGTGCTTTTGGCGCAACCAATATTATTCCTGATGAAGTCAAGATCAAAGGAACCTTCAGAACCATGAATGAGCCATGGCGCGCCGAGGCACATGAGCGAATCGTGAAAATGGCCAAAGGGATTGTAGAAGGCATGGGCGGAACGGTAGATTTCGATATTCGCAAAGGCTACCCTTATCTGGAAAATGATGAAGCCCTGACCTTGCGCAACCGTGCCGTGGCAGAGGAATATTTAGGTGAAGAGAATGTCGTTGATTTGGATATTTGGTTGGGTGCCGAAGATTTTTCTTATTACACCCAAGAAATGAAAGCCTGTTTTTATCGATTAGGAACAAGGAATGAAGCCAAGGGAATCACTTCGGCCGTTCATACGCCTACTTTCGATATTGATCATGATGCTTTGGAAATCGGATCGGGACTGATGGCGTTTATGGCATTTAAAGAATTACAAGGTTGA
- a CDS encoding SPOR domain-containing protein: protein MKNIYVLFGMFLLATACSPKVAKTTTTNYQEDISTNREDFVQLKAQQEAKQAEQQKENQLTKEQDFSESSAITTGVDEQLQDFAAANAGSYATKYTIQVYSGTSRDRANEIKSEVYELLPEAKPKVTYVQPTYRVRIGEYYSRVDAYGLYKKAKSNFGRAIIIPFKVKLGDQSPAETTQD from the coding sequence ATGAAAAATATCTATGTCCTGTTTGGCATGTTCTTGCTGGCAACGGCGTGTTCTCCGAAAGTAGCGAAGACCACCACCACCAATTATCAAGAAGATATTTCGACGAACCGAGAAGATTTTGTTCAGCTTAAAGCGCAGCAAGAAGCGAAACAGGCCGAACAGCAAAAAGAAAATCAGTTAACAAAAGAACAGGATTTTTCTGAGTCATCAGCAATCACTACAGGAGTAGATGAGCAATTGCAGGATTTTGCAGCCGCAAATGCAGGCAGTTATGCCACCAAATACACCATTCAGGTATATTCAGGAACAAGCCGCGACCGTGCCAACGAAATTAAATCGGAGGTTTATGAACTGCTCCCTGAAGCCAAGCCAAAGGTAACTTATGTACAGCCGACCTATCGGGTGCGTATTGGGGAGTATTACAGCCGTGTCGATGCTTACGGACTTTACAAAAAAGCCAAGAGTAATTTCGGACGTGCGATCATTATTCCTTTCAAAGTGAAACTGGGAGATCAATCCCCAGCAGAGACGACACAGGATTAG